In Deinococcus psychrotolerans, the genomic window TGGGTGCTCCCCCAGTGCCAACGCCCTTTTGAAGGGATACGGGGGCCTTGCTCTCGGTCATGGCCGAAGTATACTCATTACTTGCGCCGCGTCAGCGTAAGGCCCGCTGTGTTTTGGGCTTGCTCTGGCCGCTCTGCTTTTGCTTATGCCTACTCCTGACCCCGATTTTGACGCTGTGCCCGAACCCTCCGCTGACCTTGCGGCTGGGCTTGCTTCTGAGCCCATCACCGAGCTTGCCGCGCCGCTGTATTCGCCGCGCACGGTGCGCGAACTGCTGGAGCGCTTCAATTTGCGCCCCACCAAAAGCCTCGGTCAGAATTTCTTGATCGACGGCAACACCCTGCGCTTGATCGCTGAAGTCGGCGGCGCGGCGCAGGGCGTCAACGTACTGGAAGTCGGGCCGGGACTGGGCGTGCTGACCCGCGAACTCGCGCGGCGCGGCGCGGCCGTCACCACCTTAGAAAAAGACGAGCGGCTGCGTCCGGTGCTGGCCGAAACGCTGGCGGGCAGCGGCGTAGACATCATCTGGGGCGACGCGCTCACCTTCGATTACTCTCAGTTGCCTCCCGGCACGCGGGTGATCGCCAACTTGCCGTACTACATCTCCACGGCGCTGTTGACCCAGTTTATGCAGGCTCCCGGTATCGTATCGGCCACCGTGCTGGTGCAGCGTGAGGTGGCCGAGCGGCTGGGCGCACAGCCCGGACAAGACGGCTACGGCTACCTCTCGGCGCTGGTGGCCCTTCACGGCAGCGCCAAAATCATCCGTGACGTGTCCAAGGGAGCTTTTTTTCCTGCGCCCGACGTGACCAGCAGCATCGTTCGGCTGGAATTCAGCGGCTCCAAGCCCGACCCGGCGTTCGTGCGCTTTTTGGAAGTGGCTTTGCAGCACCGCCGCAAGACGCTGCGCAACAACCTCCGGATGGCCGGCTATGAGGGCGAGTTCATTGACGCCGCTATCCAGAAAGCTGGTCAGGCCGGCCCGCGGCTGACGGCCAATGTCCGCGCCGAAGACGTGCCGCTTGTCCAAATGGAGCAAATTTTTACGGCGCTGCGCCCAGTGGACAACGTAGACTGAAGGCCAATCCAAAAATAGTCTTCGCTGGGGCCACATGCCCAGTCGGTCAGTAACTCAGCAACAACCGGCCTCTCTCCGCCGCAAGGCTCAGGCCGCGCCGTGTATCATGGGCAAGATAAGCGTATTCAAGACGAAAATTCTCCCGTCAAGGCGAGGTCTGCTTGGCGGGTGCGGAGGAAAACAGTGAAGTTCTATGTAATTGGCGATGTGACGGTGGATCACTTGTATCACCTTGACCACCTGCCCGCGCCGGGGGAAGAAGTGGCCCCCAACCGCGCCACCATGCAGCCCGGCGGCGCGGGCGGCACCATTAGCGTCACCCTGGCCCGCCTCGGCCACAGCGTGACGCTGGCGGCGAGAGTAGGCCAAGACCCTTTTGCCGACTTCGCGCTCTCCAGCGTGCGCAGCAGCGGCGTGTCGGAAGCGGCGGTGCAGCGCGACACTGAAGCGCTGACCAGCACCATCACGGTGATGCAGACGCCCGACGGCAAGCGGGCCATGATCAGTTACGGCGCGGCCAACCGCGAACTCGATCCGGCCAAGCTCAAGAAAAAAGACATCGACAGCGCCGACGCCCTGATTCTCTCGGCCTACAGCCTGATCGGCGGCCCGCAGCGCGATTACGCTCTTAAGGCAGTGGCGATGGCCCAAAAGGCTGGCGTGCCGGTATTTCTAGATTTGGGTACGGGAGCGGTCAACGCGGTGGGCATGGGCCTGCTCGACAGCGCGGTGGGCGCGGATTATCTGCTGCTCAACCAACACGAGTTGCTGGCCCTGACCGGCACCCATAGCATCAGCGCGGCCCTTTCGACGCTCGGCGCACGCGGCACCAAACGGGTCGTCGTGAAAGTGGGCGCGATGGGCAGCATCGTCTGGACAGCCGACGAAACCGAATTGGTGGACGCGGTGCTTGTCGGTGACAGGGTGGTCGACACCACTGGCGCGGGCGACACCTTCGTGGCCGCTTTTGCCCACGCTGTCCTGAACGGCAAATCGATGGCCGAAGCCGCCAAGCTCGGCAACGCGGCGGGCGTCCTGAGCGCCACCAGCCTCGGCGCACAGTCGCGCCCGATCAGCGCCAGCGAGTTGGAATCGTTTGCCTGAAGGCAAAGCGGGGTGAGTGGGAAGTGGGGTGAGCAGCTGGGTCCGCTTCCCACTTTTTTTGGTTTTTCTACAAAGTCGCAGGTCACAAGCCCTAAACTGTTACACGTGATTATCGCCATCGGCCACGATCTGGTAGAGGTAGAGCGCATTCGCGGCCTGATCGAGCGCGAAAGCCACCGCCTCGGCAAGCTCTTCACGGAAGGCGAACTGGCCTACTGCCAGGCCCTCGCCGATCCGGTGCCGAGTTTCGCGGCGCGGTTTGCAGCCAAGGAAGCTTTTCAAAAAGTCTGGCCGCGCCCGCACGCCTGGCGCGACGTGTGGGTGGAGCGCCCCCGCACCCCAGACGGCCCCTTTCCGTATGCGCCGCCGCTGCTGGGCTTTGCGCCGGCCATCGCGGCCGAGATGCGTGAGCGCGGCTACGTCGCCCACCTGACCCTGACCCACACCCGCCAGCACGCGGCGGCAGTGGTGCTGCTGGAGCAGCGGTGATAGGGGAGTGTGGGAGCCGCTTCCCGTTTACGGTCAAAAGAGAGCCATGACGTTCAAACTCGTGGCCAGCGACCTGGACGGCACTTTGCTGAGCTCGGCAGGCGAGGTGTCTGTGCGCAGCCGCGCCGCGCTGGCGGGCGTGCAGGCGGCGGGCGGCGTGGTGGTGCTGATTACCGGGCGGCCCTCGCGGATGGTGCTGCCGCTGGCGAGTGCGCTGGGCCTCAGCGGACACGTGATTTGCAGCAACGGCGCGGCCATTCACCGCCTCCCCGGCGGTGAACCCGAGGACTTGCGAACCCTGTCGCCCGAAGTGCTGCGCTGCGCCGTGCCCGCTCTGCGTTTGGCCTGCCCCGACTTGGGCCTGGCGCTGGAGTGGGGCAGCGGGATGCAGGCCGAAACCGCTTACCGCGCCGCGCCCGACAGCGTGAGTGACGTTCTAAATTTCCTTGACGCAGGCCACCCCGTGCTGAAAGTGATGGCCCGCTCAGCCACCTTGTCGCCCGCGCAACTCACTGAGTTGATCAATGCGCGGTGCGGCGACGAACTCCACGCCTCGCTCAGCGGCGCACCCTTTGCCGAAATCGCGGCGCGGGGCGTGCACAAAAGCGCCGCGCTGGCCCGCCTGTGCGCCGGGCTGGGCATTCGTGCGGGCGAAGTGCTGGCCTTCGGCGACGCGCCCAACGACCTGCCGCTGCTGTCCTGGGCAGGTTGCGGGGTGGCGGTGGCCAACGCCGTGCCAGAAGTGCTGGCAGTGGCCGACCAAGTGACCCTCAACAACGATGAGGACGGCGTGGCGGCACTGCTGGAGCGGCTGCTGGCGGCGGGAAAGCTAGGTTCCTAACTGCTCACCCCTTGCACGGAAGTCGTGGGCTGACTTGCCCCCGGTTGCCGCTCAGCGCCGAGTCAACTTGCTGACCACTTCCACGTGGCTGGTCTGCGGATAAAAATCGTGCGGCACCACTTCGCCCAGTATCCAGCCGCGCCGCACCAAGTCGCCCACGTCTCTGGCCCAGGTTGCCGGGTCGCACGAGACATACACCAAGGTGTTGGCGGTGTTGTCGTCAATGGCGTCTCTGGCCTCGCTGCTCAGGCCCGCACGCGGCGGATCGACCACGATGGCGTCGGCATTGGGCAGGGCGGCGGCGTCATCCCGGCGAAAGACCACATTTTTTTCTCCGCTTTGCCGCACGTCGCTTTGACCACGCCGCAGCGCTTCGCTGGAGGTGTCGAGCACAATCACTTTGCCAAACGTCCGGGCCAGATGACGGCCGATCGCGCCGCTGCCGCCGTAGAGGTCGAGCGCCGTTTTGTTTTTGTCGGCCATGCTGCTCCCATCTAGCCCGGCGTTCTCGTCTGATACAGCGCTGCTTCCAGCCAACTGAGCCGCCATCCGGTAAGCCTGCCCCGCCGCTTCGGGATTGACCTGCGCGAAGCCCACCGCCGATAAGCTAACCTGCACCTCACCGAGTTTTTCCTGCACGCTGCCTTCTCCGGCAATGAGCTGCACGCCCGCTGTAAATCTGCGCTGCGCCGCTCCGGCCAGCGACACGCCCACCACGCCCACATCCAGCAGGTGATGGGCGGCCCGCAAAAACCGGCCCGGCTGCCCGACCCCGATCAAGCTGGCGACCACTTCCCCGGTCTGGCGGCTGCTGCGAAAAGCAATTTCGTGTGCCGGATCAAGCCGCTCAGGGTCGAGTTGATCCAGTACGGCCTGCACCGCGTCCATCACCAAGGGATCTTGGCCGCCCCCAAGCCGCCACATGCCCTGGCCCCTGCGCTCACGGTAGGCCAAACCGCTCGGCGTCACCAGATACTGCGCTCCGTTGCGGTAGTGCCACTCCCTCGGACTCGGCACGGTGTCGGCCACCGGATGATCCAATTTGGCGATGCGGCTCAGCGCTTCTTCCACCAACTCGCGCTTGATGCGGAGCTGCGCCGAGTAATGGGCGTGGGCGAGGTCGGCGGTGGGCAGATCGGGAGCGTCCACCCGGTCAGGACTGGGCCGCAGCACCCGCACCACCCGGCCCTGCCGCACGCCCCGCGCCGCTTGGACTTGGGCTTCTACCTGCTCGCCGCCGAGTGCGCCGCGCACCAGCACCACGCCGTCCTCGTCGCGGGCCAGACCGAGGCCGCCCGCCACCACCTTTTCGATGTCCAGCACCTTAAGGTGGGACGGGCGGACGGGGTAGCGCTCTTGGCGCGGCTC contains:
- the rsmA gene encoding 16S rRNA (adenine(1518)-N(6)/adenine(1519)-N(6))-dimethyltransferase RsmA, with translation MPTPDPDFDAVPEPSADLAAGLASEPITELAAPLYSPRTVRELLERFNLRPTKSLGQNFLIDGNTLRLIAEVGGAAQGVNVLEVGPGLGVLTRELARRGAAVTTLEKDERLRPVLAETLAGSGVDIIWGDALTFDYSQLPPGTRVIANLPYYISTALLTQFMQAPGIVSATVLVQREVAERLGAQPGQDGYGYLSALVALHGSAKIIRDVSKGAFFPAPDVTSSIVRLEFSGSKPDPAFVRFLEVALQHRRKTLRNNLRMAGYEGEFIDAAIQKAGQAGPRLTANVRAEDVPLVQMEQIFTALRPVDNVD
- a CDS encoding carbohydrate kinase family protein, yielding MKFYVIGDVTVDHLYHLDHLPAPGEEVAPNRATMQPGGAGGTISVTLARLGHSVTLAARVGQDPFADFALSSVRSSGVSEAAVQRDTEALTSTITVMQTPDGKRAMISYGAANRELDPAKLKKKDIDSADALILSAYSLIGGPQRDYALKAVAMAQKAGVPVFLDLGTGAVNAVGMGLLDSAVGADYLLLNQHELLALTGTHSISAALSTLGARGTKRVVVKVGAMGSIVWTADETELVDAVLVGDRVVDTTGAGDTFVAAFAHAVLNGKSMAEAAKLGNAAGVLSATSLGAQSRPISASELESFA
- a CDS encoding 4'-phosphopantetheinyl transferase superfamily protein — its product is MIIAIGHDLVEVERIRGLIERESHRLGKLFTEGELAYCQALADPVPSFAARFAAKEAFQKVWPRPHAWRDVWVERPRTPDGPFPYAPPLLGFAPAIAAEMRERGYVAHLTLTHTRQHAAAVVLLEQR
- a CDS encoding Cof-type HAD-IIB family hydrolase, whose product is MTFKLVASDLDGTLLSSAGEVSVRSRAALAGVQAAGGVVVLITGRPSRMVLPLASALGLSGHVICSNGAAIHRLPGGEPEDLRTLSPEVLRCAVPALRLACPDLGLALEWGSGMQAETAYRAAPDSVSDVLNFLDAGHPVLKVMARSATLSPAQLTELINARCGDELHASLSGAPFAEIAARGVHKSAALARLCAGLGIRAGEVLAFGDAPNDLPLLSWAGCGVAVANAVPEVLAVADQVTLNNDEDGVAALLERLLAAGKLGS
- a CDS encoding class I SAM-dependent RNA methyltransferase yields the protein MKVKVSSHRSRSAQVALPATVLPPPTPEPRQERYPVRPSHLKVLDIEKVVAGGLGLARDEDGVVLVRGALGGEQVEAQVQAARGVRQGRVVRVLRPSPDRVDAPDLPTADLAHAHYSAQLRIKRELVEEALSRIAKLDHPVADTVPSPREWHYRNGAQYLVTPSGLAYRERRGQGMWRLGGGQDPLVMDAVQAVLDQLDPERLDPAHEIAFRSSRQTGEVVASLIGVGQPGRFLRAAHHLLDVGVVGVSLAGAAQRRFTAGVQLIAGEGSVQEKLGEVQVSLSAVGFAQVNPEAAGQAYRMAAQLAGSSAVSDENAGLDGSSMADKNKTALDLYGGSGAIGRHLARTFGKVIVLDTSSEALRRGQSDVRQSGEKNVVFRRDDAAALPNADAIVVDPPRAGLSSEARDAIDDNTANTLVYVSCDPATWARDVGDLVRRGWILGEVVPHDFYPQTSHVEVVSKLTRR